The region GGAGGTGAAGCCGGTTTTTTCAGCCGCTTTTTCAACGGCGTATGCGAAGCTTACCCGTTTAGCTACTTCAACTCCTTTCGAGGTTATCGTATGCTTATTGACGTCTTCGTATATGGAGTTTCTATAATCGAAGTCAAAGCCGCAAGCTACGCAGCGGTGGGATATACTAGGTGCTTCAAACGTTTTATTACACGCGAGGCATTTAAACCAAACCCCTGCGATGGTGTAGTCTACGCCTAGAGCTCGTAGTTCACGTTTACAGGTTGGACATATGAGTTTACCGTTTGACTTAAAATATCCACGCCTATTTAACGTTCCACATGAGAAATGCTCCAAAAGAGCATCCTTTTCGACGTTCTTTGAATTGCAGAAGGGGCATGAGTAGAAGGTTAAAACCTTAAATGATCTACAGGAGGGGCAAAGTATGGACTTCGTTACAGGCTCCGTAACGATTAAGCCTTTATTGATTAGGCTTTTTAACGTTTTTTCAACCTCCTCCCTACCTAGGTTTAGCTTGGTTAGTGGTGGATAGTACCATCCCGCTTCAAAACTGAACGCTAACGCTTCAGGCTGGCTTTTAATGGTTAAAGCCGTTAAAACCGTTAGTTCAGTCTTACTTAACCCTTCCAGCATCAACATTGAGTAGACTCCTCTATTAGAGCGGTTAACTAAGGGGGGTACTTAACCTTACCTACAATGTAGGCAGTAGGCTACGCCCGGTTATATATTTCTTTATGTATTTAACGAACCTTAAAGGTTAAAAATGTTAAAGGTTGTTTTTTTCAATTTTTTGCTTTGTGGCTTAATTCTTTAAGTTTCTTATGCGTTGCTTTAATCTATGTATTGGTCTGTTGTTGATGGGAGGCTTATTAGGCGTGGTGAGCTTCTTCCTAGCCTAGACTTTCTTGAAAAGCGTATCCCAGCACCTATAGATAACGACGAAAAGCTTTACAACGTACTCGGCATAGCCATTGACGCCGAGGGGTCGGTGTGTGCGTGGAGCCATAAAGGAAGAGTCGCGAAGTTCAAGGTTGTACTATACAATGAGAAAATATACGTCCTTAAGCCGTTGTACAATGCTCTTAAACAGCGCGGGTACAGGGTACACCTGTACACAACGCCTAAAGGAAGGGTAACAAACTATGGATGTCTTAATAATGATTGCCACCACATCAAAGTCTACACTAAAGCCCACGTTAAGCGCCTTTTAGAGAACGTTGAACTAACGCTTCCACATAAACAGCTTAAGGCATTACTAATCAAGCACGCCTTGAGGGATCCGAGTAAACCGGTATACTGGAATAGTATGGAACCAATCTACAGCGAGATTGAAGCCGTTCACGAGGAAATGCTGAGGGAAAGCAAGCTTATCGTAAAGAGCCTTTACAAGCCTTGGCAAGCGCTGAAACGTAGGCGGAAGGAGGTTGCGCGTACATAATACGAAGAGGAAAGGGCTCGGCTTATAGCTGAGGCTTGGAGGGCTCTTGAAGCGTTGAAGGCGAAGTAAGATGGAAAGTTCAAAGAGATTGAAAGGCGTATCGAGGCTTACTTCCGAGCCCGTAAGCCCCTTAAACACTGCGAGGTGCGTTTTAACTTCCTTGAGTTTATCTTCCCACACTAAGCTGTATACAGCTTCTGGGAAGCACTTTAAAAGGGTTGGTAGCAGTATTACTTAGTAGCTTCGAGTTGGAGGTGCGCGTTGAAATTATTGTAGTACGGCTGGTAAACGCGTTAGAATGGTTTAAGGGTTAGCAAGCTTTAACTTAATAGGGATGGTGAGGTAGTAGGCGGGGTTCCAAACCTAGGATATCCGGTAACGGTGTTCCGTATGGAGGTTTATGATTTACTCGTGGTTGGTGCTGGCCCTGGAGGCTGTATAGCTGCTAAAACTGCTTCTAGGCTCGGCTTAAAGGTCTTAATACTTGAAAGGCTGCCTCGGGAAAGGGTAGGGGATAAGGTTTGCGGGGATGCTGTTGGTAGGCATCACTTTGACGAGCTGGCGCTTAGCTATCCGAAGGGTGATGAGCTGGCGCTTAGGATTAAGGGTATTGACGTGTTTTCGCCTGACGGCGAGGTTAGGTTTAGGGTTGAGGGTGAGGGTCTTCACGGCTTTATGATTAATAGGCTGTTTTTCGGTCAACGGCTTCTAAACGAGGCGTTAAACGCTGGAGCTGAGCTAATGGATAAGGTTCTAGTTGAAGACGTCGTAGTTAAGGATGGCTACGTGGTCGGAGTTAGGGGGAGGAGGGACGGGTTTAAGGTTGAGTTTAAGGGTAGGTTAACCATTGACGCAAGCGGGTACGTGGCGAGGCTCCGTCGGAGGCTGCCGCGTGAATGGGGCTTTGAGGAGGTTGCCGACGAGGACATGGTCTCCTGTTATAGGGAGATTAGGTTGTTAGATGGAGAGGTTGAAGACCCCGATTACTGTAAGGTTTACTTAAGCCACGCTTTAGCCCCCGGAGGCTATATTTGGGTATTTCCGAAGGGTGGAAGGGTGGTTAACGCTGGTTTAGGGGTTCAAATGAGGAGCGGCTTCCCGAATCCTCGAATACTTTTCAGTAAGGCCGTATTAGGAAGGGAGGGGTTTAGGGGGTCTAAGCTTATTCATGGGGGCGGCGGCGTAGTACCGACTCGTAGACCTCTTAACTGCTTGGTTGCTAACGGCTTCATGGTGGTCGGCGACGCGGCGTGTCAAGCCAACCCGCTTCACGGTGGGGGTATAGGCCCATCCATGAGGGCTGGTAGTATAGCCGCTAGGGTCGCTGCTGAAGCGCTTAGGAGGGGTGATGTAAGTAGGGAGGGGTTATGGGGCTATAACGTTGAATACGCTAAAAACTACGGGGCTAAGCAAGCGGGTCTTGACCTGTTTAGGATGCTTCTTCAATCCATTAGCGATGAAGACATAAACTACGGGATGAAGCACCGCTTAATAACGGAGCAGGACCTCCTTAAAGCTAGTATGGGTGATAGGGTTAGGTTAAACCTAACCGAGAAGGTTGAACGCCTATTTAAAGGCGTAGGCCGGTTAAGCCTCCTTAGAAGGCTTGAAGCCATGTCGAAGGCCGTAGATAGCGCTAGAAGCCTCTATCAAGCTTATCCTCCGCCTAGCGGATTCATTGAATGGTGTAAAAACGTAGAGGGCCTAATCGAAGGCTATAGGAGGGCCCTTAAGGGCTAGCTTAATTCGCTTAAGGAATGTTTAAGCCTTCCACCATCCTATACCTAACGTAGGTTTGACGCCTTTAAGCTTTCATCTACCATCGCCCCAACCTCCTATAGCCCTCGGCTTAACGAGTAACGCCTCTGAAACCTACCTAAGCTCGAAGCTCCTACTATTGGAGGAGGACACCCCTACATTAAGGGGGCTCGGTAAGCTGCTTTAAGCGGGAATAGTTTTAAACGTCGGCTTCGGCGGGCCGTGGATCCCGATGGAGGCTAGGGGGAGGCTGAAACGGTGAAGGACGCGTACGATAACGCTCTCCGGCTTTAAACGTGGGTGGCGTTGGAACGATTAATAGAGTAGGCGGAAGGTTTAAGGAAATGGAGAAACGTATTAAGGCTTACTTCGAGCCCTTAAGCCTCCCTACGTGACTTGTTTAAATAAGCCTAGGCGAAGTATGTAGCTAACTCCTTTAAGGAGTTACTGTAACGTCTTTAAGCCGCCTATTTCTTTCCTCGCGTCCATCGATGGGTGTTAACTTGTATGGGCGTTAACTGTAAGCGGGGGTTCCTTCCTCGGG is a window of Candidatus Nezhaarchaeales archaeon DNA encoding:
- a CDS encoding NAD(P)/FAD-dependent oxidoreductase, which codes for MEVYDLLVVGAGPGGCIAAKTASRLGLKVLILERLPRERVGDKVCGDAVGRHHFDELALSYPKGDELALRIKGIDVFSPDGEVRFRVEGEGLHGFMINRLFFGQRLLNEALNAGAELMDKVLVEDVVVKDGYVVGVRGRRDGFKVEFKGRLTIDASGYVARLRRRLPREWGFEEVADEDMVSCYREIRLLDGEVEDPDYCKVYLSHALAPGGYIWVFPKGGRVVNAGLGVQMRSGFPNPRILFSKAVLGREGFRGSKLIHGGGGVVPTRRPLNCLVANGFMVVGDAACQANPLHGGGIGPSMRAGSIAARVAAEALRRGDVSREGLWGYNVEYAKNYGAKQAGLDLFRMLLQSISDEDINYGMKHRLITEQDLLKASMGDRVRLNLTEKVERLFKGVGRLSLLRRLEAMSKAVDSARSLYQAYPPPSGFIEWCKNVEGLIEGYRRALKG